From a region of the Gossypium raimondii isolate GPD5lz chromosome 10, ASM2569854v1, whole genome shotgun sequence genome:
- the LOC105776129 gene encoding WD repeat-containing protein LWD1, protein MAASSDPNPEGSDEQQKRSEIYTYEAPWHIYAMNWSVRRDKKYRLAIASLLEHYNNRLEIVQLDDSNGEIRSDANLSFDHPYPPTKTIFIPDKECQKPDLLATSSDFLRIWRISDDHSRVDLKSLLNGNKNSEFCGPLTSFDWNEAEPKRIGTSSIDTTCTIWDIERETVDTQLIAHDKEVYDIAWGGVGVFASVSADGSVRVFDLRDKEHSTIIYESSEPDTPLVRLGWNKQDPRYMATIIMDSAKVVVLDIRFPTLPVVELQRHQASVNAIAWAPHSSCHICTAGDDSQALIWDLSSMSQPVEGGLDPILAYTAGAEIEQLQWSSSQPDWVAIAFSTKLQILRL, encoded by the exons ATGGCCGCTAGCAGCGATCCTAACCCGGAGGGTTCCGATGAGCAGCAGAAACGATCCGAGATATACACTTACGAGGCCCCTTGGCATATCTACGCCATGAACTGGAGTGTCCGCCGCGACAAGAAATACCGTCTCGCCATCGCCAGCTTGCTCGAGCATTACAACAACCGCCTCGAGATTGTCCAGCTCGATGACTCCAATGGCGAGATCCGATCGGACGCAAATCTCTCCTTCGATCATCCTTATCCCCCGACCAAGACCATCTTCATCCCCGACAAGGAGTGCCAGAAACCCGACCTTCTCGCCACCTCCTCCGACTTCCTCCGCATTTGGCGCATCTCCGATGACCACTCCCGCGTCGACCTCAAGTCTCTCCTTAATGGCAATAAGAACAGTGAATTCTGCGGTCCTCTTACCTCCTTCGACTGGAATGAGGCGGAGCCCAAGCGAATCGGCACCTCCTCCATTGATACGACTTGTACTATATGGGATATCGAGAGGGAGACGGTGGATACCCAGCTTATCGCCCACGATAAGGAGGTTTATGATATTGCCTGGGGCGGCGTCGGTGTTTTTGCTTCCGTCTCTGCTGATGGGTCCGTTAGGGTTTTCGACCTGCGCGACAAGGAGCACTCCACTATCATTTATGAAAGTTCGGAGCCCGATACTCCGCTTGTACGGTTGGGGTGGAACAAGCAGGACCCGAGATATATGGCTACTATAATTATGGACAGTGCTAAGGTTGTTGTTTTGGATATCCGCTTCCCGACACTGCCGGTAGTTGAGCTGCAGAGGCACCAGGCTAGTGTCAATGCCATCGCATGGGCACCCCACAGCTCTTGCCACATTTGCACCGCCGGGGATGATTCCCAGGCCTTGATTTGGGACTTGTCCTCCATGAGTCAGCCTGTGGAGGGCGGGCTTGACCCCATCCTTGCCTACACCGCTGGAGCTGAAATCGAGCAGTTACAGTGGTCATCTTCCCAGCCTGATTGGGTTGCCATCGCCTTCTCCACCAAGCTTCAGATTCTCAGG TTGTGA